A stretch of DNA from Planctomycetia bacterium:
TCGCCGCGCGCATCTTGCCGGGTTTCATTCAAGCGGCGTACGTCGACGGAGCCGCAACCGTCGATCGGCTTGAGCACCGCCGGGGCCAGGAAATGCTTCGGCCACAAGTCGTCGGGGGTCAGCCGGATGCCCGTCGGGGTCGGGATATTGCCGGCGCGCAACGTCTCGGCGACGGCGTGCTTGTCCGAGGCCCAAGCGATGAACTCGGCCGAAGGGGAAGCCAGCCGTCCGTTCAGTTGTTCGACGCGGCGCGCGAGCCCAGCAAGCACGCCATCGGTTTCCGGCGCAATCAGCAGCGCAAGGTCGGCCGCGGCCGCCAGGCGATCGAACGCTTCGGCCCGTTCCGCTTCGGAGTCGACGAGAATCGCGTTTTGAAAGTCGGGCGTTTGCGCGGCTAGCGCGGAGTCGAGCAGCCAGGAGACTTCGATCCCGTCGAGGGCTGTGAAATCGGCGACCAAGGTGTGGCGCATCGCCGCGGCTTCCGCCAGCAGCGGGCCGTGGTCGTCGAGTTCTCCCGTGTGCCGATTCGCGATGAGCCCGCCGCCGGTGACATGTTCGTAAACGAAGATTCGCATGGAAACGAGACCGAGTCGGGGCGTCGGGCGGAGCGTGGTCGTGTGGGTAAACGGCCGTCGAAGGGGCAAAATTCGACGGCGGAACAGGCATCGGTTATCATCGAAAAGGAAATTGCCCGCAACCTCGCTCTCGAGATCGATCGTGCTGCGCTTAAATCCGATATTCCTGTTCGCCGCGATCGTGTGCGGTGGATCGTTCGCCGAACGGCCCGCGCACGCCGCGGAAGACGGCAAGCGCACGGTCGACGTGCCGCGCTACGGCGTGCGAACGCGCGTGCCGCAAGCATGGAACCTCATCGATTGGGGGACCGACGATCGGGCTTTCGAGTTGCAGTTGCCGCAAGACCGCGGGTCGAAGGTCGGGCATGTGCGCTGCACGTTGAGCATTGCCCCGGCGAGCTTGGAAGATGTGCAAAGTCGGGCTCGCGTCGCGATCGTCGACCCGAACGCCAAGCCGAAAGTCACGCGGAAGTTGCGCGTCGACGAGATTGCCGCGCTCGCCTCGCCGGCTTGGCCGGAAGAGTTGGTAAAGAAGTTTGCGCGGCGCTTAGTGATCGAATGGGAATGCGAAGACAGCGAAGGACGGCGCTGGTTCGAGCGGAGCGTGCATGTCATCGGCGACGGCATGATGTACGTGTTTTCGATCGACTCCGATGAAGCTCACTACGACGCTTTCTCGCTCGACTTTACCGACATGTGCGCCGAGTTGAAGATCAAGACGCCTGACAACAAGCTGCAACCGCTCGAAACGGGCCACTGGCTGCAACGCGACTTCCGCTTCGGCTTCAAGTTGCCGGAGAAATGGCGGCCGGTGTTCAGTTTAAACGCCCGCGTGCTGTTTCTGGCGACGGGCACGGCGCACGGCACCTTCAACGACGCACTGACCGTACATGCTTCGTTGCCGCAGCCGTTGAACCTCGAACAGCTCAAGCTCGACATTCCGGAGCAAGTCAAGAAACGAGACGCCGCCGCGACGGTCGAGTGTCGCATCGTCGAGCAGGGGAACATCAAGATTTTGGAAACGCTCGTCCGCTCGAAGCGGCGCGACTTGGAAATCACGACGCTGGAACGTCGCTTCCAGACCCGCACGCGGAACTACGACGTGAAGCTCAGCTGCGCGACCGAGGAGTTCCAACGACGCGAAGCGGAATTTCGGGCCGTACTCGACAGCTTCATCGAGTTGCCGCCGAAAGACCTAACCGGCAACGCCACTTAAGCCGCACGTGGCATAACGGCGGCGGCTCTTAATGCAGCCGCGTTATTTAGAAGATGCCGAGCTGGTCGCGGGCCGCTTCCGTCATTCGGTCGGGTGTCCACGGCGGGATCATGACGAGCTTCACTTCCACTTCTTCGACCCCCTCGATCCGCTTCAAAACATCCTTCGAGTTTTGAATCAACTGCGGGCCGGCCGGGCAAGCCGGGCTCGTCATCGTCATGTCGATCGCGATGTGCGATTTGCCTTCCGGCCGTTCGTTGAGCGTCACGCCGTAGATCAGCCCGAGATCGACGATGTTGACGAACAGTTCCGGATCGATCACTTGCTTGAGGGCCTCGCGAATCGAATCTTCGCTGATCGCGGTCGAGCCGGCTTCGCCGGGCTCGGCGATCGTCGGGACGGGCGAAGCTTCCGAAGCGTTGACCACCGTGGCTTGCGGCGCGGTCGCCGCTGCGGCGGAGCTATCGGGAACCGAGCGCTTCGACTCGACCGGCGCGCCGGCCGTGGCCGGAGTCGGGGGCGCGGAGGCAACGGACGTCGGGCCGTGGCCGATGCGAACGAAGATCCCCTGCCCTTCGACCTTCACTTCGTACGAGCCCGTGGCTCGGGTCGCGGGCATGGTTAGTGCGTGGCCGTTGCGAATGTCGAACTTCGCGCCATGGCGCGGGCAAGCGATGGAAAAACCTTCGAGCGTGCCGTCGCTCAGGGGGCCGTCGTCGTGTGTGCAGACATCATCGATCGCGAAGATCTGCCCGTCGACGTTGAAGAGCGCGAGTAGTCGGTCGTCGAGCTCGCAGATGATGCGCGCGCCGGGCGGAAGCTCGGCGAGGACGGCTGCTTTTTGCCACGTTTCTTGCGTAATGGTATCGCTCATATAAGTTAGGCGTATTCTCGAATGCGGCGGCTGATGGCGAGCCCGAGGGCTTCGCGAACGCTCTCGATCTCGATCCGATCGAAGACTTGTTGAAAGAATCCGGAGACGATCATGCGAACCGCTTCTTTGCGCGTGAGGCCCCGCGAGCGGGCATAGAAGATCTGATCTTCATCGACCCGCCCCGCCGTGGCTCCGTGCGTGCAGCGGACGTCGTCGGCTTCGATCTCGAGGCCGGGAATCGAATCGGCGCGGGAGTTGTCGGAGAGCATCAGGTTGTCGTCGCGCTGATAGGCGTCGGTCTTTTGCGCGTCTTTGTCGACTCGGATCATACCGCGCCACACGAGCCGGGAGTCGTCTTGCAGAGCCCCCTTATAAAGCAGATCGCTCTTGCAGTTCGGTTGTTCGTGGTGTTGGAGCGTGTGGTACGACAAATGTTGCCGGCCTTCGGTAAACATCACGCCGTTCACTTGTGCGCGAGCATGCGAGCCGGCGAGCGCGACGTGTTGGTTCACCTTCGCCAAGCGTGCGCCGAGTGCGCCGATCGTCCATTGCAGATCGCCGTCGTCGGCGACCGTCGCCTTTTGATGGGCGAAGTGCCAAGTGCCCGAGCCCCAGTGTTGCAAGTTGACGTACCGCAGCCGAGCGGCGCGGCCGACGAAGAGCTCGATCGAACCGCAATGCAGCGCGAGGCTGTCGTCGCCGGCGGTCTCGGAGAGGAACGTCGCTTGCGCGCCGTCTTCGAGAATGACGAGCGTCTTACCGAGATCGACCGTGGCGAAATTGCTCGTAGCGGCATCGGCCGCCATGACGGAAAGACTGTGCAGCGGCAGGCGGGCCGTGACGTTGCGCGGGACGTACAGCAACGTGCCGCCGGTCCAGAACGCGGCATGCAACGCGGCGAATTTATCGGCCCCGATGTCGACGAGCTTGCGCTCGAAATAAGGACGGAGCAAGTCGCCGTGCTCGACGACGAGCGCATCAAGACTGCCGAACAGAATTCCTTGCTTAGCCATTTCGTCGGTCAGAAAGCTCGTGACGTGTCGGCTGTTGGCAACCGTCATCGCGCCGCCGAGCTCGACATCGGCCGAAAGCCGGGCCGCGGTGGAAGCGTAGTTCGCTAAGTCGGGGCTCGTCGTCGCCGCGGCCGAATCGGCGAGGCGGGCGAATTTATCGAGCTTGAACATGCGAATGTCGGTTCGCATCCACTCTTCTTCCTTGCGCGACGGCAGCGGCAATTCGGAGAACTTCTGCCACGCGCTGCGGCGCAGGTCGACAAGCCAAGCCGGCTCACGACGTTCGGCGAGAAACGCTTCGAACGAAGCGGCGGTAAATCCAGTCGGCATCATCGTGGTTGACATGGGGAAATCAGCGGAAGTCGAAAAAATAGAAGGCAAACCGGCGACGCATGCGATCGAATTCGATCGGACGTTCTTCTACGATCCGGTAGCGGAATTAGGGGCGGAGTTCGCGGACGAATGCGTCGGCATCGGAATCGAGGATAGCGGGTCTTGCGCGACGGAGATGGGTAATCCTAAGACACAACGAGTTTGAACTAAATCGCTCCCGCTGCCCGACAGTGAAAGCCGGCCGGTCATGCCGGAGCCCAACTCCTTGAGATCATGCTCGTATGCCGTGATCGCTTTGATTTCGAGTCGGATCGGCTGAGGATCAATTCGAGTTGCGGTTTCGCTCCCGTCTTTCGAGGTGTTGAAGGAATAGCGATACATCGATTCGAAAACATCTCCGATTCGTAGAGCGACATCGCCGCACCGGCCGACCACATGCAGGAACTCCGTCGGACCTTCGTCGACAAGGCCGCTTACGGTGAACTCCAGGTTGCGATTCATGATCGATCGTCTTCGCTGGAAGACGCCTCGCGATTAAAAAAGTCGATCTGCTCGTCGGTCAGGTAGGAAAAAGCGGTCGTGACTTGTCCGAAGTCGTCTTGAAGGTAATTTTGCAGTCGGGTGTTGTTGGCGATGGTTTGCGGCAACTCAAACTTCAGACGCGATAATATTTCCTTCGCTCTTGTTGCGGAGAGCACGATCACATCGGGATTCGCAGCAAACTCACTCGGAACCATCGGAAGAACGACTTCCTTCTCGTACTCCTTCATGCAATTCGATTCGTTCAGCGGAGTCGGCAACGATTCGATCGGTGCCATATACAACACGCCTTGACCGAAACGGGAAGCGGCAACGGCAAATAACGTTGCAACTAAAGGATCCGTCGATGTCGGCGTATGCCTTAGTGCGACTAAACCTGGATTGCCGGGCCAACCAAGCGAAGTACCTCGGTAAAGATATCTAGAAACCGTCATGCAAATAAAGAGAACGTGGCAGCTGCGGCGTTAGCCGACCGAGCCTTCCATTTGCAATTCGATCAGCCGATTCATCTCGACGGCGTATTCCATCGGCAGCTCTTTCACGAGCGGCTCGATGAAGCCGTTGACGATCATCGTGCTGGCCTCGGTCTCGGAAAGGCCGCGGCTCTTCAAGTAGAACAGTTGTTCTTCGCCGATCCGCGAGACGCTCGCTTCGTGGCCGACGGAGACGTCTTGATTTTCGATTTCGATGTACGGATACGTGTCGCTCCGGCTCTTCGAGTCGAGTATCAACGCGTCGCACACGACGCTCGACTTCGACTTCCGCGCATCCTTTTCGACGCGCACCAAGCCGCGGTAGCTGGAGCGGCCGCCGTTCTTCGAGATCGACTTCGAAATGATCCGGCTCGACGTGTTCGGCGCACAATGCACGACCTTCGCCCCGGCATCTTGGTGTTGGCCGGCCGAAGAGAACGCGATCGAAAGGATCTCGCCCCGCGCGCCGGGCTCCATCATGTACACGGCCGGATACTTCATCGTGAGCCGGCTGCCGAGGTTGCCGTCGATCCATTCCATCGTCGCGTTTTCATACGCCATCGCGCGCTTCGTGACGAGGTTGTAGATGTTGTTCGCCCAGTTTTGGATCGTCGTGTAGCGGCAGCGAGCATGCTTCTTTACGCAGATCTCGACGACGGCCGAGTGCAGGCTTTCGGTGCTGTACATCGGAGCCGTGCAACCTTCGACGTAATGCACTTGCGAGCCTTCGTCGCAGATGATCAGCGTCCGCTCGAACTGCCCCATGTTCTCGGCATTGATGCGGAAGTAGGCTTGCAGCGGGAACTCGATCTTCACCCCCTTCGGGATATAGATGAACGAGCCGCCCGACCACACGGCCGAGTTCAACGCGGCGAACTTGTTGTCGGTCGGCGGAATAATCGTGGCGAAGTATTGCTTCACCAAGTCGGGATACTCGCGAACCGCGGAATCGGTGTCGGTGAAGATCACCCCTTGATTGCTGAGCTCTTCGCGCAACGAACCATACACCACTTCGCTTTCGTACTGCGCCTTCACGCCCGAGAGAAATTTCTTTTCCGCTTCGGGAATGCCGAGCTTGTCGAAGGTGCGCTTGATGTCGTCGGGCACGTCGTCCCAACTCCGGCCTTGGCGATCGGAGGGCTTGATGTAGTAGAAGATCTCGTTGAAGTCGAGGCTGACGTCGCCGCCCCACTTCGGCATCGGCTTCGAGTTGAAGATTTCCAAGCTCTTGAGCAGGAAGTCGCGCATCCATTGCGGCTCGTTCTTCATGTCCGAGATCATATGCACGATCTCGGCATCGAGCCCGCGACGGCTCTTGAACGAATACTTCTCTTCGTTGCGGAAGTCGTATTTATTGATTTCGCCGACGACGCTGGAGAAGTCGTCGGTCTTGATGTCGGTTGCCATATCGTTAACCGTTTCTGCTGGTCGATTCTTACAGTTCTATGCGTGCCGAAGTCTTCTCTCGTCTCGAAGCCGAACGTCCTGCGTTCGCTCGCTTACACGGCTGCCGCTTGTCGCTTCTCCGTCATCTTGCGTTCTTCTTCGGCGGCGTCGGGATACGCGGCGCGGATCCGGTCGTAGCCGCTGCGGTGTAGTTCTTCGGCGAGTTCGCGACCGCCGGTTTCGACGATCCGTCCGCCGAGCATCACGTGCGTGAATTCCGGCACGTTATGCTCCAGTAGTTTGTCGTGATGCGTGATGATGATGATGCCCATGTCGGCCCCGCCGATTTCGGCGATGCTCTGGCTCGCCAACCGCACGGCATCGACGTCGAGACCGGAATCGGTTTCGTCGAGAATCGCGAACTTCGGTCGGAGCATCGCCATTTGCAGGATCTCGGCCCGCTTCATTTCGCCGCCGGAAAAACCTTCGTTCACGTAACGGCGGGCGAACTCCGTATCCATGCGCAGCTGTTCCATCTTCGCTTTGAGTTCCTTGCGAAACTCGCGCATCGGAATCAGTTCTTCCCCTTCTTTGCGATCGGGCCGGCGCACGTTCGTCGTGGCGTGCCGCAAGAAGTCGGCCAGCTTCACGCCGGGGATCGTCATCGGGCGTTGGAACGCGAGGAAGATTCCGCTCCGCGCACGCTGGTCGGCTTCGAGCGCGAGCAGATCGTGTTCGACGCCGTCGACCGTCAGCGCGATCGAACCGCCGGTCACTTCGTAGCCCGGATGGCCGGCGATCGCATAGCCGAGCGTGCTCTTGCCGGAGCCGTTGGGGCCCATCAGCGCGTGCGTTTCTCCGCGGCGAACGAGCAGGTCGACCCCCTTGAGGATCTCCTTCCCTTCGACGCTCACCTGGAGGTTCGTGATCTTCAGCGTGTCGCTTTTAACCGTATCGTTCTTTTGCATCGCGTTCTTCGTAGTGGAAACCATGGCTTTGAGTGGCAGTTTCTAAGAAATGACTAATGACCAATGTCTAATGACTAATAGGATGACTTCGATGTTCGATGGATTGCGCCCCACACTCCTCTTAGTTATCAGGATTTAGGCCTTAGTCATTTACCCGGTGATCTTCTGGTGGTCGAACAGCGGTTGTTTTTCGTCGACGGCGACGTAGCCGCTGTGGTGCGGCAGCGGGAGATCGTCTTCCATCGTCGGGCCGGCTTGCAAAAACGCCGCCGAGCCCCGTTGCTTCGCGATCTTTTGACCGCGGATCTTGTCTTGGATGCGCATCAAACCTTCGAGCAGCGCTTCCGGGCGAGGCGGGCAGCCCGGCACGTACACGTCGACCGGGACGACGAGATCGACCCCCTTCACGACATGGTAGCCGTACTTGAAATAAGGGCCGCCGCCGACGGTGCAGGCACCCATCGCGATGACGAACTTCGGATCGGGCATCAAGTTGTAAAGGCGGCGAACGCGGCTCGCCATTTTGTAGGTCACCGTGCCGGCGACGATCATCAGGTCGGCTTGCCGCGGCGTGGCGCGAAACGCACCGGCGCCGAAGCGGTCCATGTCGAAACGGCTCGCGCCGGTCGCCATCATCTCGATCGCACAACACGCCAGGCCGAACGTCATCGGCCAGATGCTCGCTTGGCGAGCCCAGTTGATGGCCTGTTCGACCGACGTCATGATCATGTTTTCTTCGAAACGGCCTTCGATCCAAGGCTTCGTCATAGCAGTAATTCCATTAACGACTTACGATTTCTTCGGTCGGGGTTTTGCAACGCCACGTCGTTGCAGCCAAGCCGACTATTGTAATGTTCCGGCCGCAGTGTTGAAGCCCTGCCGGCGGGTTTAACCTCTTACTTGCTAACGAGTTTGAAACTGACAGCATTCATGGCCGTCGAGGCGGCATTGCGAGAGCCGCACCGGCGTCTCCAGCAGCTCCGACAACATCATCTTCTCCATCGAGCAAACGCTCCGATCGCGGGCCGCTAGTTCAGGGTACGGGCAGGCCATCACGGTGAGCACCGGCAAGGCGTTGATCTCGCCGACCGTCGCCGGAACGCGCCGCTCGTCGAGCAATTCCTTCACCGATTCCAGTCGCGCCAGAGGCGTTGAACCGGTCACTTCCCCGCGGTAAAGCTGTGTGAGGTGGTCGGCCACGCGCTGCAATAGCCCGCGGCGAACTTCTTCATCTTTCAAGTTCCGTAGCTCGGTCCAAAGCACCTGGGCCAAGTCGGCGTAGTTGTTTCCCGACTGGCGACGGGCCTTGTCGGTAAGCGAGTAGCGGTGTTCCGGGCGACCGCGACCTTGCGAGTTCTTGATTCGCTGGATAAGCCCTTGCTCCATCAGGCGCGTCAGCCGTTGGCGCACGGCCGTGGCGGTAACTCCGCATTCCTGAATGAGATCGGCAATGCTCAGCGATTCGCGGCGACCGATGAGGTCGAGCAAGCGAGCGTCGGAGATTTCTTGGGGGCTACTCATGGCTACCTGCATCATACCGGTGGGAAGGGTTTTGACAATTGTAAATGTCAAAAAGAAGGCCGTTCGCGTCGTGAGTCGTAAGTTATTGACAGCTTATGACTTTGCGCGATAGCCTAGCGGCCGAAACGGCCCTGCTAGCAGGATTTAGGTGCGAGATGGCGAAACCGGAAAGTTGGGGATCGCGAATCGGCGTGATTATGGCCGTGGCCGGGTCGGCCGTGGGGCTCGGCAACTTCCTCCGCTTTCCGGGCCAAGCGGCTCAAAACGGCGGCGGGGCCTTCATGCTCCCCTACTTCACGGCCCTCTTCCTCTTGGGCATCCCGCTCTGCTGGGCCGAGTGGACGATGGGGCGCTACGGCGGCGTGCGCGGCTTCAACTCGGCACCCGGCATCTATAGCGTGCTCTGGCGCCGCCCGATCGCGAAGTATTTCGGCGGGCTGGCGCTCTTGGTCCCGTTGATCATTTACATGTACTACGTGGTCATCGAGTCGTGGTGCTTGGCTTACGCTTGGCACTATGTGACCGGCGAGCTGATGCTCGGGAGCGATCCGGCCGCTTATTCCGCCTTCTTCGATCGCTTCGTCGGCAAAGAGGCCGATGGGGCCCTGCTCGGCTCGTCGGGCCGAGGGCTGCTCGCGACGATCGCGATCGTCTTCGCCATGAACTTTCTGTTGATCTACCGCGGCGTGAGCAGCGGCATCGAGCAGTTTTGCAAATACGCGATGCCGCTGATGGCCGTCTTGGCCGTCGTCGTGCTGGTACGCGTCCTCTCGCTCGGCACGCCCGACCCGGCGCACCCGGAGCGGAACGTGCTCAATGGGCTCGGCTTCATGTGGAACCCGAACTACGAGGCGCTCCGAAGCCCGAAGACCTGGCTCGCCGCCGCGGGGCAGATCTTCTTCAGCCTCTCCGTCGGCTTCGGCATCGTCATCAACTACGCGAGCTACTTGAAGAAGAACGACGATGTCGTGCTGAGCGGGCTCACGGCCTCGACGATGAACGAATTCTTCGAGGTTTGCCTCGGCGGGCTTATCACGTTGCCGGCCGCCTTCGTGTTCCTCGGCGCCTCGCTCGGCACGATGACGACCTTCGGGCTCGGCTTTCAGGCTTTGCCGAACGTGTTTGCGGCGATGCCCGGCGGCCGAGTGTTCGGAGCGCTTTGGTTTTTCATGCTCTTCCTCGCCGCCATTACGAGCAGCATCGCGATGTTGCAACCGGTGATCGCGTTCTTCGAGGAAGGGCTCGGGCTCAAGCGGCGTTCGTCGGTGGCTCTGCTCGCGGCGCTGACAGGAATCGGCTGCGGATTCGTCGTCTATTTCTCAAAGGGAATGGAAGCGCTCGACACGCTCGACTTTTGGGTCGGCAGCTTTCTCATCGTCTGCCTCGCGTTCTTTCAGGCGATTCTCTTCGGCTGGATCTTCGGCGTCGAGCGCGGCACGGAAGAAGCCCATCGGGGAGCGCACATGCGGATTCCGAAGTTCGTACAATGGATATTGAAATACGTTGCGCCGGTTTATCTCGGGGCGATGCTGATCGCGTTCCTCTTGGAAGACGTGCCGGCGTATGCTGCGAAAATCGGTGGCAGCCCGGTCGCGCAGCTGAGCATCGCAGTCGTCGCGGCGATCGGGTTGCTGCTCACCGTGATGATCGCCGTGGCAAGCAAGCGTTGGAAAGCCGAAGGTCGTCTCGATCGAGCGTCGCGTACTACGGAGTGAGGTCGCAGATGAATGCTGCCGGGTGGGTGATTATGATCGTGTCCGTGACGACCGTGTTCGTCGGTTGTGCTTACTGCGTTTATCGCGTACTAGCGCTGCCGCCGCTCGACGCCGAGGCTCATCTGCACGCCCCGCTGGAGATCGATTCCGGCAAGCAGTCCGCTCGCGATTGAAGTTCGTTTTCGCTCCGGCTTATCTTTCTCCGGCTCATAATTAAGGAGCAGCTCGCATGCCCTGGCTTCCAAAGAAGTTCGTCGTCGTTCCGGTCGACTTTTCCGATGAATCGTTCGCCGCCATTCAGACGGCGTTGCAATTCGTGGAAGAGCCGGCGCAGTTGCATGTGCTCAACGTGTTGCCTCTGATCGAGCCGTCGGATCCGGAGTATCTGTGGACTTCGGCCGATGCCCCCGCGCGGGAGATGCACGCCGTGCAGGCGCTCAACGAGCGACTCGCCGCGCTGAAGATCACCGGCGTAAGCATCCACACGGCCGTCGGCGATCCCGGGCACAAAGTGGCCGACTTCGCCGCCGAAAACCACGCGGAGCTGATCATCTTGCCGTCGCACGGACGAACCGGCATCAGCCGACTACTGATCGGCTCGACGGCCGAGCGGGTCGTTCGACTGGCACACTGCCCGGTTCTAGTCCTGCGGAAATAGGGGCCGACAGCCGTTCGTCGGTCGGCACGGGATCCGTATCGCGCGGGAAATAGTTCTCGACGATTTCGTAGAACTCGGCCGGAGTGGAAACCTTGGCCGCGTAGGTGCGGAAACTCCGTGCTCCGCGCCGGCCTTGCGCATAGCAGCAGGCGAACTTGCGCATCAGGAACGTC
This window harbors:
- a CDS encoding metal-sulfur cluster assembly factor, whose protein sequence is MPATRATGSYEVKVEGQGIFVRIGHGPTSVASAPPTPATAGAPVESKRSVPDSSAAAATAPQATVVNASEASPVPTIAEPGEAGSTAISEDSIREALKQVIDPELFVNIVDLGLIYGVTLNERPEGKSHIAIDMTMTSPACPAGPQLIQNSKDVLKRIEGVEEVEVKLVMIPPWTPDRMTEAARDQLGIF
- the sufD gene encoding Fe-S cluster assembly protein SufD, which encodes MSTTMMPTGFTAASFEAFLAERREPAWLVDLRRSAWQKFSELPLPSRKEEEWMRTDIRMFKLDKFARLADSAAATTSPDLANYASTAARLSADVELGGAMTVANSRHVTSFLTDEMAKQGILFGSLDALVVEHGDLLRPYFERKLVDIGADKFAALHAAFWTGGTLLYVPRNVTARLPLHSLSVMAADAATSNFATVDLGKTLVILEDGAQATFLSETAGDDSLALHCGSIELFVGRAARLRYVNLQHWGSGTWHFAHQKATVADDGDLQWTIGALGARLAKVNQHVALAGSHARAQVNGVMFTEGRQHLSYHTLQHHEQPNCKSDLLYKGALQDDSRLVWRGMIRVDKDAQKTDAYQRDDNLMLSDNSRADSIPGLEIEADDVRCTHGATAGRVDEDQIFYARSRGLTRKEAVRMIVSGFFQQVFDRIEIESVREALGLAISRRIREYA
- the sufB gene encoding Fe-S cluster assembly protein SufB produces the protein MATDIKTDDFSSVVGEINKYDFRNEEKYSFKSRRGLDAEIVHMISDMKNEPQWMRDFLLKSLEIFNSKPMPKWGGDVSLDFNEIFYYIKPSDRQGRSWDDVPDDIKRTFDKLGIPEAEKKFLSGVKAQYESEVVYGSLREELSNQGVIFTDTDSAVREYPDLVKQYFATIIPPTDNKFAALNSAVWSGGSFIYIPKGVKIEFPLQAYFRINAENMGQFERTLIICDEGSQVHYVEGCTAPMYSTESLHSAVVEICVKKHARCRYTTIQNWANNIYNLVTKRAMAYENATMEWIDGNLGSRLTMKYPAVYMMEPGARGEILSIAFSSAGQHQDAGAKVVHCAPNTSSRIISKSISKNGGRSSYRGLVRVEKDARKSKSSVVCDALILDSKSRSDTYPYIEIENQDVSVGHEASVSRIGEEQLFYLKSRGLSETEASTMIVNGFIEPLVKELPMEYAVEMNRLIELQMEGSVG
- the sufC gene encoding Fe-S cluster assembly ATPase SufC — translated: MQKNDTVKSDTLKITNLQVSVEGKEILKGVDLLVRRGETHALMGPNGSGKSTLGYAIAGHPGYEVTGGSIALTVDGVEHDLLALEADQRARSGIFLAFQRPMTIPGVKLADFLRHATTNVRRPDRKEGEELIPMREFRKELKAKMEQLRMDTEFARRYVNEGFSGGEMKRAEILQMAMLRPKFAILDETDSGLDVDAVRLASQSIAEIGGADMGIIIITHHDKLLEHNVPEFTHVMLGGRIVETGGRELAEELHRSGYDRIRAAYPDAAEEERKMTEKRQAAAV
- a CDS encoding NADH-quinone oxidoreductase subunit B is translated as MTKPWIEGRFEENMIMTSVEQAINWARQASIWPMTFGLACCAIEMMATGASRFDMDRFGAGAFRATPRQADLMIVAGTVTYKMASRVRRLYNLMPDPKFVIAMGACTVGGGPYFKYGYHVVKGVDLVVPVDVYVPGCPPRPEALLEGLMRIQDKIRGQKIAKQRGSAAFLQAGPTMEDDLPLPHHSGYVAVDEKQPLFDHQKITG
- a CDS encoding MarR family transcriptional regulator, which translates into the protein MSSPQEISDARLLDLIGRRESLSIADLIQECGVTATAVRQRLTRLMEQGLIQRIKNSQGRGRPEHRYSLTDKARRQSGNNYADLAQVLWTELRNLKDEEVRRGLLQRVADHLTQLYRGEVTGSTPLARLESVKELLDERRVPATVGEINALPVLTVMACPYPELAARDRSVCSMEKMMLSELLETPVRLSQCRLDGHECCQFQTR
- a CDS encoding sodium-dependent transporter: MAKPESWGSRIGVIMAVAGSAVGLGNFLRFPGQAAQNGGGAFMLPYFTALFLLGIPLCWAEWTMGRYGGVRGFNSAPGIYSVLWRRPIAKYFGGLALLVPLIIYMYYVVIESWCLAYAWHYVTGELMLGSDPAAYSAFFDRFVGKEADGALLGSSGRGLLATIAIVFAMNFLLIYRGVSSGIEQFCKYAMPLMAVLAVVVLVRVLSLGTPDPAHPERNVLNGLGFMWNPNYEALRSPKTWLAAAGQIFFSLSVGFGIVINYASYLKKNDDVVLSGLTASTMNEFFEVCLGGLITLPAAFVFLGASLGTMTTFGLGFQALPNVFAAMPGGRVFGALWFFMLFLAAITSSIAMLQPVIAFFEEGLGLKRRSSVALLAALTGIGCGFVVYFSKGMEALDTLDFWVGSFLIVCLAFFQAILFGWIFGVERGTEEAHRGAHMRIPKFVQWILKYVAPVYLGAMLIAFLLEDVPAYAAKIGGSPVAQLSIAVVAAIGLLLTVMIAVASKRWKAEGRLDRASRTTE
- a CDS encoding universal stress protein, with amino-acid sequence MPWLPKKFVVVPVDFSDESFAAIQTALQFVEEPAQLHVLNVLPLIEPSDPEYLWTSADAPAREMHAVQALNERLAALKITGVSIHTAVGDPGHKVADFAAENHAELIILPSHGRTGISRLLIGSTAERVVRLAHCPVLVLRK